In Paraflavitalea devenefica, the following are encoded in one genomic region:
- the nth gene encoding endonuclease III — MTRKERFDFVISYFQQHAPDAETELLYDNPYQLLVAVILSAQCTDKRVNMTTPAIFEKYPDAASLSKATFDELFPLIRSISYPNNKTKHLIGMANMLMEQFNGQVPLTVEELVQLPGVGRKTANVITSVVDQQPNMAVDTHVFRVSARIGLTVGAKTPLATEKQLLQYIPKELVHVAHHWLILHGRYICVARNPKCEECGLRPVCKYYQKNKAKAAR, encoded by the coding sequence ATGACCAGGAAAGAACGCTTCGATTTTGTTATCAGTTATTTTCAACAGCACGCTCCCGATGCGGAGACTGAGCTCTTGTATGACAATCCCTACCAGTTACTGGTAGCTGTGATCTTATCAGCACAATGTACAGACAAAAGGGTCAATATGACCACGCCGGCTATTTTTGAAAAATACCCGGATGCGGCCAGCTTGTCTAAAGCCACTTTTGATGAACTGTTCCCGCTGATCAGAAGCATTTCTTATCCCAATAACAAAACAAAGCACCTCATCGGCATGGCCAATATGCTGATGGAGCAATTCAATGGCCAGGTACCCCTGACGGTGGAAGAACTGGTGCAGCTACCCGGTGTGGGCCGTAAAACAGCCAATGTGATCACCTCGGTGGTAGACCAGCAACCCAATATGGCCGTTGACACCCATGTATTCCGGGTCTCAGCCCGGATCGGGCTTACCGTAGGCGCCAAAACCCCGCTGGCGACCGAAAAACAGTTATTGCAGTATATTCCCAAAGAGCTGGTACACGTTGCCCACCACTGGCTTATACTCCATGGCCGGTACATCTGCGTGGCGCGCAATCCCAAATGCGAGGAATGTGGCTTAAGACCGGTCTGCAAGTACTACCAAAAAAATAAGGCGAAGGCTGCCAGGTAA
- a CDS encoding Pycsar system effector family protein: MDSQSLLQEAERFVVHFFATRVSPSFLFHNIDHTQEVARAATLLADYYLLPEEDRQILLLAAWFHDTGYSSGNARWHETVSKEIATDFLQQHQVEPAVIEKVGNCIMATQWPQCPTNLTEQILCDADLFHLGTDQFDEKNKLLRKELNTLFDKKLGKKEWRQRNIQFLQQHRYFTDYARKNLQPIKQQHLQELLAKEDDPQEGMPVQANKILPVKPAETVAPDNEGKTNEGKAKQEKMKADRTERGIATMFRIMSENHVNLSQMADSKANIMISVNTIVMSIMVSVLLGKLQFYPEYIVPTIILLLVCLSAIVYAILATRPNITKGTFTEEDIKNKKVNLLFFGNFYNMSLPEYDWAMKEMMNDRDYLNSSMVKDIYFLGVVLARKYKYLRISYNIFMFGLILAILAFAIAFLFSEQNVQTS, from the coding sequence ATGGACAGTCAATCTTTACTGCAGGAAGCAGAGCGTTTTGTGGTCCATTTCTTTGCCACCCGCGTAAGCCCCTCCTTCCTGTTCCACAATATTGATCATACGCAGGAGGTAGCAAGAGCTGCTACCTTACTGGCGGATTACTACCTTTTGCCGGAAGAAGACCGGCAGATCTTATTGCTGGCTGCCTGGTTCCATGATACCGGTTATTCCAGTGGCAATGCCCGTTGGCACGAAACAGTCAGTAAGGAAATAGCTACTGATTTCCTGCAGCAACACCAGGTGGAGCCTGCTGTTATTGAAAAGGTAGGCAACTGTATTATGGCCACCCAATGGCCACAATGCCCTACCAACCTTACCGAGCAGATACTTTGCGATGCCGACCTCTTCCACCTGGGTACTGACCAGTTTGACGAAAAGAACAAGCTGCTGCGTAAAGAATTAAACACCCTGTTCGATAAAAAGTTAGGCAAGAAAGAATGGCGGCAAAGAAATATACAGTTCCTCCAGCAGCACCGGTATTTTACCGACTATGCCCGTAAGAACCTGCAACCCATAAAGCAGCAACACCTGCAGGAACTATTGGCCAAAGAAGATGATCCCCAGGAGGGAATGCCGGTCCAGGCCAATAAAATATTACCGGTTAAGCCGGCGGAGACAGTAGCCCCGGATAACGAAGGGAAGACAAATGAAGGGAAAGCAAAACAAGAAAAAATGAAGGCCGACCGTACCGAGCGGGGTATTGCCACCATGTTCCGCATCATGTCGGAAAACCATGTGAACCTGAGCCAGATGGCCGACAGCAAGGCCAATATCATGATCTCTGTCAATACCATTGTGATGTCAATCATGGTATCGGTATTACTGGGTAAACTGCAATTCTATCCCGAATATATTGTGCCTACCATTATCCTGTTATTGGTATGCCTGAGTGCTATTGTATATGCCATCCTGGCTACGCGCCCCAACATTACAAAGGGAACTTTCACCGAAGAGGATATAAAGAATAAAAAGGTGAACCTGCTGTTCTTTGGTAATTTTTACAATATGTCATTGCCCGAGTACGACTGGGCCATGAAGGAAATGATGAACGACCGGGATTACCTGAACAGCAGCATGGTGAAGGATATCTATTTCCTGGGCGTGGTACTGGCGCGTAAATACAAATACCTCCGTATCAGCTACAATATCTTCATGTTTGGGTTAATACTGGCCATACTGGCCTTTGCCATTGCTTTTCTGTTCTCTGAGCAGAATGTGCAGACTTCTTAA
- a CDS encoding FtsB family cell division protein encodes MKFLQHIPAWLKNKYLLTALVFGVWICFFDDQDIITTHFKHKHELHKLEESRDYYLGQIDNTKKELEQLKSDPATLEKYAREKYWMKKDNEDLFILPEIKQ; translated from the coding sequence ATGAAGTTTCTTCAACACATACCCGCCTGGCTTAAGAACAAGTACCTGCTCACCGCCCTGGTGTTTGGGGTATGGATCTGTTTTTTTGACGACCAGGATATTATTACCACCCACTTTAAGCACAAGCACGAACTTCACAAGCTGGAAGAAAGCCGTGATTATTACCTGGGACAGATTGATAACACGAAGAAAGAGCTGGAACAATTAAAGTCTGATCCCGCTACCCTGGAGAAATATGCCCGGGAAAAGTACTGGATGAAAAAAGACAATGAAGACCTGTTTATCCTGCCTGAAATAAAGCAATAA
- the gldA gene encoding gliding motility-associated ABC transporter ATP-binding subunit GldA, which produces MSIEVNQLTRLYGEQKAVDSISFHVNKGEIVGFLGPNGAGKSTTMKIITGYLQPDSGTTIVCGIDVQKEPLESKKKIGYLPEANPLYYDMYVREYLDFVADVHGVSDRKKRIEEVIEMVGLSLESKKKVGQLSKGYKQRVGLAAALIHDPEVLILDEPTTGLDPNQIVEIREVIKKLGQHKTVLFSSHILQEVEAICDRVVIINRGKLVANDTLSNLRTQSANSEVLKVSFRESLEPAWLERLSSVRAVNKLSTYEWELTCTDVQEAKRQLLELALQQNLNIVSLQSGGQSLEEVFRSLTNNQ; this is translated from the coding sequence ATGTCAATTGAAGTAAATCAGCTTACCCGGTTATATGGTGAGCAGAAGGCTGTAGATAGTATTTCCTTCCATGTCAATAAAGGAGAGATCGTAGGTTTCCTGGGGCCTAACGGCGCCGGTAAATCTACTACTATGAAAATTATTACCGGCTATCTACAGCCGGATAGTGGCACCACAATTGTATGCGGCATTGATGTTCAAAAGGAGCCACTGGAAAGTAAAAAAAAGATCGGCTACCTGCCCGAAGCCAATCCCCTCTATTATGATATGTACGTACGGGAGTACCTGGATTTTGTAGCGGATGTACATGGTGTGAGCGACAGGAAGAAAAGAATTGAAGAAGTGATAGAAATGGTGGGCCTTTCCCTGGAAAGTAAAAAGAAAGTGGGCCAGTTGTCAAAAGGCTATAAACAACGCGTAGGCCTGGCAGCCGCCCTTATCCACGATCCCGAAGTGTTGATCCTTGATGAGCCTACCACCGGTCTCGATCCCAACCAGATCGTTGAGATCAGGGAGGTGATCAAAAAGCTGGGACAGCATAAAACTGTCTTGTTCTCTTCCCACATATTACAGGAAGTAGAAGCCATCTGCGACCGGGTAGTGATCATTAACCGGGGTAAGCTGGTAGCCAATGATACGCTGAGCAACCTGCGCACGCAATCAGCCAACAGTGAAGTGCTGAAAGTCAGTTTCCGCGAATCACTGGAACCTGCCTGGCTGGAAAGGTTAAGCAGCGTACGGGCGGTTAACAAGTTAAGCACCTATGAATGGGAGCTTACCTGTACCGATGTGCAGGAAGCCAAACGGCAATTGCTGGAGCTGGCCCTGCAGCAGAACCTGAACATCGTATCCCTTCAATCGGGCGGTCAAAGCCTGGAAGAGGTATTCAGATCATTAACGAATAACCAATAA
- a CDS encoding helix-turn-helix domain-containing protein — MNIRNEAYNKAFGANLKRLRTAKKLSREALAAQAGIEPKQVYRIEVGESSPTIATVVTIATAMGMHPKKMFEFDFDFKNSQ; from the coding sequence GTGAACATCCGTAACGAAGCATACAACAAAGCATTTGGCGCCAACCTGAAAAGATTGAGAACTGCCAAAAAACTCTCGCGCGAAGCGCTGGCCGCCCAGGCGGGTATTGAACCCAAACAAGTTTACCGAATTGAAGTAGGGGAAAGCAGCCCAACCATTGCTACGGTGGTCACCATCGCCACTGCAATGGGCATGCATCCCAAGAAGATGTTTGAATTTGACTTTGACTTCAAGAACAGTCAGTAA
- the eno gene encoding phosphopyruvate hydratase, whose protein sequence is MSYISDIHARQILDSRGNPTVEVDVVTENGIIGRAAVPSGASTGKHEAVELRDNDKKVYVGKGVLQAVKNVNDIIADQLIGMEVVKQAYIDAQLLKIDGTENKAKLGANATLAVSMAVAHAAAQESNLPLFRYLGGVNATVLPMPLMNILNGGMHADNKIDFQEFMVVPIGAPSFSEGLRWGVEIFHNLKTVLKKKGYSTNVGDEGGFAPDIKSNEEAIETVLEAITLAGYKAGEQIGIAMDAATTEMFDEKTNSYKFHKSSGKSISSDEMVAFWADWAKKYPIVSIEDGMAEDDWTGWKNLTTAIGGKCQLVGDDLFVTNVKRLQEGIDKGIANSILIKVNQIGTVTETINAVQLAQNNGYNTIMSHRSGETEDTTIADLAVALNCGQIKTGSASRSDRMAKYNQLLRIEELLAENAVYPKGKIKFGK, encoded by the coding sequence ATGAGTTACATTTCTGACATTCATGCAAGACAGATATTAGATAGTCGTGGTAATCCTACGGTGGAAGTAGATGTGGTTACTGAAAATGGCATTATTGGCCGGGCTGCTGTGCCCAGCGGCGCTTCTACCGGAAAACACGAAGCGGTGGAACTGCGTGACAATGATAAGAAGGTATATGTAGGCAAAGGCGTTCTGCAGGCTGTAAAGAATGTGAATGATATTATTGCCGATCAACTGATTGGTATGGAAGTGGTGAAGCAGGCTTATATAGATGCTCAACTGTTAAAGATTGATGGTACTGAAAATAAAGCCAAGCTGGGCGCTAATGCTACCCTGGCCGTTTCCATGGCCGTAGCCCATGCTGCTGCCCAGGAAAGCAACCTGCCCCTGTTCCGCTACCTCGGTGGTGTAAATGCTACCGTGCTGCCCATGCCCCTGATGAATATCCTTAATGGTGGTATGCATGCCGATAACAAGATCGATTTCCAGGAATTTATGGTGGTTCCCATCGGTGCTCCTTCTTTCAGTGAAGGTCTTCGTTGGGGCGTGGAAATATTCCATAACCTGAAAACCGTACTGAAGAAAAAAGGATACAGCACCAACGTAGGTGACGAAGGTGGTTTTGCGCCTGATATCAAGAGCAATGAAGAAGCCATCGAAACCGTACTGGAAGCCATCACGTTGGCAGGTTACAAAGCCGGCGAGCAAATTGGCATTGCCATGGATGCTGCTACTACAGAAATGTTTGACGAAAAAACAAACAGCTATAAATTCCACAAGAGCTCAGGCAAATCCATCAGCAGTGATGAAATGGTAGCCTTTTGGGCTGATTGGGCGAAGAAATACCCCATCGTATCTATTGAAGATGGTATGGCAGAAGATGACTGGACCGGTTGGAAAAACCTCACCACGGCGATCGGCGGCAAATGCCAGTTGGTAGGTGACGACCTGTTTGTTACCAACGTAAAACGTTTACAGGAAGGTATCGACAAAGGTATTGCCAATAGCATCCTGATCAAGGTAAATCAGATAGGAACCGTAACAGAGACCATCAATGCGGTTCAACTGGCGCAGAACAATGGTTACAATACCATCATGAGCCACCGCAGCGGTGAAACAGAAGATACCACTATTGCCGACCTGGCTGTAGCCCTCAATTGCGGTCAGATTAAGACGGGTTCTGCCAGCCGCAGTGACCGGATGGCTAAATATAACCAGCTCCTCCGCATTGAAGAATTACTGGCTGAGAATGCTGTTTATCCTAAAGGAAAGATTAAATTTGGTAAATAA
- a CDS encoding carbonic anhydrase → MMPFERLLLENKAWAAEKVGEDPLFFKRLENIQQPDFLWIGCSDSRVPANEITGTQPGEIFVHRNVANLVINTDVNLLSVLDYAVNHLKVKHVIVCGHYGCGGVKAATTNHDYKYLLNMWLRNIKDVYRLHREELDAIHEPDERTNRLVELNVVEQLKNLAKTSIIQRAWKQENRPDLHGWVYGLKNGIINPLLDIKANTSLDPLYEYDDL, encoded by the coding sequence ATGATGCCATTTGAGCGGTTACTACTGGAAAATAAAGCCTGGGCGGCTGAAAAAGTGGGAGAAGATCCCCTGTTTTTCAAGCGGCTGGAAAATATACAACAACCTGATTTTTTATGGATCGGCTGCAGCGACAGCCGCGTGCCTGCCAATGAAATTACAGGTACACAGCCCGGAGAAATATTTGTGCACCGCAATGTGGCCAACCTGGTGATCAATACAGATGTGAACCTGCTAAGCGTACTGGACTATGCGGTGAATCATTTAAAGGTAAAACACGTCATTGTATGTGGTCATTATGGATGTGGAGGCGTTAAGGCCGCTACCACCAACCATGATTATAAATACTTATTGAATATGTGGCTGCGGAATATTAAAGATGTATACCGGCTGCACCGGGAAGAGCTGGATGCCATCCATGAGCCTGATGAACGGACAAACAGGCTGGTGGAGCTCAATGTGGTGGAGCAGTTAAAAAACCTGGCTAAAACATCCATTATTCAGCGCGCCTGGAAACAGGAGAACCGGCCCGACCTGCATGGATGGGTATACGGCCTGAAAAACGGTATCATCAATCCCTTATTGGATATAAAGGCCAATACTTCGTTGGATCCCTTGTATGAATACGATGATCTCTAA
- a CDS encoding DUF4259 domain-containing protein produces MGTWGHRIFENDSALDFVAEVEERGFDRIEEAIRVVANYPAEDYLEVDDSAAALAAIEYIAAAKGKQSEDFPENAEDWLQKAGTGTLLSQDSSTIAKAIERVRNNSELRDLWQEDGEEPREWLAVLNDLEKRAS; encoded by the coding sequence ATGGGAACCTGGGGACATAGAATTTTTGAAAATGACAGCGCATTGGATTTTGTAGCAGAAGTGGAAGAGCGTGGATTCGACAGAATTGAAGAAGCTATCAGGGTAGTAGCCAACTATCCGGCAGAAGACTACCTGGAAGTAGATGATAGCGCAGCAGCGCTCGCTGCTATTGAATATATAGCCGCTGCCAAAGGAAAACAATCAGAAGACTTTCCCGAGAACGCCGAAGACTGGTTACAGAAAGCCGGCACGGGAACATTGCTGTCGCAGGATAGCAGCACGATTGCAAAAGCCATCGAAAGAGTTAGAAATAATTCAGAATTGCGCGATCTATGGCAGGAAGATGGTGAAGAACCCCGGGAATGGCTGGCGGTATTGAATGATCTCGAAAAAAGGGCAAGCTGA